Genomic DNA from Oncorhynchus mykiss isolate Arlee chromosome 2, USDA_OmykA_1.1, whole genome shotgun sequence:
ttttctcTGAGCTCCTTTCTCTCTGACACATCACCGATATCTATTCCATGATCCTATTGTTGAGAGTGTGATTATGGATTATTTGTTGTATCCCGCAAAACTCTTGTATTATCAACATATGTAATAAATCAAAAGCTTGCAAAACTTCCAATGGTTTTATGAGTCTCATGAAGGTAGAATtcatgggtaaaaaaaaaaagttatgggTATGTTATCATAAGCTCATACCTTAATTGGAATGTTCCAGGCAATATTGACATTATGTTTGTACTCATCCATCCAGATCTCTGCTGCCCTCAGTGCATTCCTCTTCATGGACATGCTCAGGTCAGGTGCGTAAGGCTTGTGGTTCCTCTCAATGTGGGCGATCTTAGAACAAGGCACTACCTCTATGCTTCCTCCACACAGCCACACCTGAAACATTTACATTATTTGTGGAGGACATTGACACCATTTAATGACCACAGAAAACAATGTTATCGAAAATATCAGATGTTCACAgaatctggtaaaaaaaaaagaatggtgTATAATATTGTTGCTTCTCACCCGCACACCTAGTTCGACATTTTCGCCTCCATACACTTTCATTCCACCATCTAGGGCACCGATTTCACCCAGGAATTTCCTGTCCACCACCATGATTCCCATGACAGAGGGACTCCTGATGACAGAGACAAAGCGTTAAAATAAACACTATACTCGCtgtcaccaccacaaccacaaagATGTGGGTTTGACAGTATGAGTGATTCCATTTGCCTGGTCAACTTACTTTCCTGGCAGTGACGTGTCGTTGAGATGGTACCACTCCGGCCTGAAGGACTCATACATACACCATAGAGCCCAGTCAAAAGCATGGGCTGCTGGGACGTAATGGACAACATCCAGGTCGTAGTAATTCACCCTGTCAAACACAGGGGAGACCACCACTGTCCGGTCTGCCTTGATACGAGTCAACAGAGGCTCCGCCCTGCAAGCACAGAGAGCAGAGTCATGGAAAACAACACACTGGCCCTGTTCCTATAGTTCAAAGACTTGGCTGAACTGTACAAGGTGAGGGACAAGTTATACAGATATTTAACATGATGTGCAATATGGAAACTACTGGCACAGTAGCTATTTCAGAGACACTGTACATTCCTAAATACTCTTACCACTCCTTGTGGACCTCAATGTGAGCGTCTAGAATGGCAACCACATCCGCAGTAGCAGCTCTCCACCCAGAGATGCGAGCTTGAGTTAAACCCAGTGATTCAATATGTCTCACTCTGACCATGCGAAACAAAGGATTCTGCGCCTCAATGGATTTGACATAGACATCCAGGTCCCCCTTCAGATCATCTgattgggtaaaaaaaaaaaaagggtagTAAATTAATATTATCATACAAAAGCTGTCAGTATAGTTTGGTGAGACGTACCATTGGAGCTGTGGTCGTCCACCAGAATGATTTCTCTCAGCAGGTGTTCAGGGGTTCGGTCGATGATGCTGCGGATGGCCCGTTTAATGATAGACAGGGCCTCGTCCAGGTAGATCAATACCACAGCAATACTAGGAAGGTCCTTGGGGTATTTCTTCTCCAAACATCTGTTGAAGGAAACTAACCATCAGTTACACTCCTCTCATAGGTATGTTAAAAAGGGATAcatcaggattttggcaatgaaacccttgatctacttccccagagtcagatgaactcatggacacCATTTATGtttctgcatccagtatgaaggaagtaaGAGGTAGATTTGCAGCACAACGCTAACTAGCGCTAGTtatcaacttccttcaaactgcatgcagacacataaaaatggtatccatgagttcatccgACTCTGGGGatgtagataaagggcttcattgccaaaatcctgaagtaatCCTTTCATACAAATGATGTCTTGATCTTGAAGTTCAGTAACATGCAAAACTGTAGCCACATCGCCTTCCCATTGGAGATTCTGTACATTATTATTCCTTTCTGGTTTACAGCTGAATAATCATTATGTGCATGAAAGAAGGAATGTAACAACAGACAAGCGATagtgtgagtgagggagagaaaccTTAAAAGGGTGAGGGAAAAACGGCGCCAGAGAATCGTTACTTTACTTGGATTCACGTGTCTCTGGTAGCTCTCGGTTGAGAGGCAGACGATCGCTGAGGAAAACATTGTAGCCATATTTCTCAAACAAAGCCTGTGCCTCCTCCTGATCCTCATCCGATAGATTCTCTCCCCAGCCCTGAAACAATGGAGATTGCTGGGGCTTGAGCTTCTGTTCATCTTGTCCTCTCTGAGATTTGACCGGAGCTGCCACAACTTTCTGGTCTCTCTCATCCACAAGCATTTTCTGAATGGCATCCTGCTTTTGTTCAAAGTTTTTGAACAAATCGTCTGAGATGAATAAAATAAAGTGTTGGTGGTTTTATCCCAATTTAAGACAGAAATAGCTCTTAATTTGAATtgtgaaaaataaaaaagttgTCAGAATATCTTCatcatacatacacatatttaatcTGCCAGTGCGTGACAGATAATAGCATAGTCTTCCAATCAATGCATATTAAAAGCAGTCACACGTTTAAGTGAATTAGACATGTAAATTAATAACAAAAAGTCAGACACTTTAATAACTCATGAATATGTATTCATAAATAATTGAACTATGAATAAATAAGTATGTCATTATTTATGTAAAACGTATTGTGGTATATTTTGCCCTATGAGTTCGATCAGTAGAATTTTATTCAAAATGTTTCACAACTGTAATGGCCGCCAAAGGTTTACAGCAGTGttaagtattaactctggggtgtaAAGACATACGCAAGCAACACATATTTTTGGAACATTTTCTATcattttctttcactttgaaaatgcagagtaggttgtgtagatctttatgggggggggggggggggggggtgaatataATCCCTTTAGATTTAATTTTAAAGCAgaaaaatgtgaagactgtgcaaggcGTACTTAAGACTTTCACTACTCCGACTGGCACTCTGACCAGACATCCTCATAGGCCTACCTATGGTATTTGTAAATATtcgtgcccataggcgacgttgttgccggtgatgtctggtgaggacctgccttacaacaggcctacaagtcctcagtccagcctctctcagcctattgcggacagtctgagcactgatggggggggggggggggattgtgcaTATGTAACTTGggctgttgttgttgccatcttgtacctgtcccgcaggtgtgagtttcggatgtaccgatcctgtgcaggtgttgttacacgtggtcggTCACTGCGAGGACTATCAGATGTCTGTCCTGTCTCACAGtaggacattgcaatttattgccctggccacatctgcagtcctcatgcctccttgcagcatgcctaagacacgttcacacagatgagcagggaccctgggcatctttcttttggtgtttttccagagtcagtagaaaggcatctttagtgtcctaagttttcataactgggaCATTAAtcgcctaccgtctgtaagatgTTAGTCTCTTAAGacctttccacaggtgcatgttctgtaattgtttatggttcattgaacaaacatgggaaacagtatttaaaccctttacaatgaagatctgtttaGTTATTTGGAGTTTTACGAataatctttgaaagacagggtgctgaaaaagggatgtttctttttttgctgagtttataagccCCTTGGTCTCTCCCAGGACCGCAATTGGCAATTACAACCAATAAACTGGTTCTCTGACGTAAAAGTACATTTCCACATCCATTGTTACATTAGCAAATTCTAGTTAATCAGACAGTCATTACATTTCATCACCATTCATAAATAGACTGGCGTGCAGGCCACGTATCTTATTTCTATGCGCACTCCTATTACGCACAACCAGAATGACAGACAAGTAGCTATGACACAACGcgggaaatatgaacaaaggaaaACATTAATTTAACGAAATAAATAGCACTTCCATCTCGTGAATGTTGCCATGAATCTGTGCACCGAAACAACGAGTCACTTGAGTAGAGACAACGGTAAATGACCGCATGTCTTGTGGAACAGAAAGCCTACGGAAATTTCCAAACAAACATTTCTTCGACACTTGGTTAGGCGTAGGCACAGTAAATGATGATACTTGTAAAACAGCAATATATACATTTTGTAAAAAGTATTTACTACCTATAGCCTTTGGGGAAGCACATGCTCGAAACAAATAAACAATGCGCTTTCGTGACGAGAGTTTCCTAACTATTATTTAATAAAGAGCAAGCGACACAAGAAACAGATttagggtgcgttcgtaaattcactctggccatCTACTCCAATTTTAGAGCACGCTCGTCTgagtgccagagcgcagaataactgatgcattTACAAACCCACCCCGTCTCAATGTGGAACTAAAGAATTTAGCCCCGAAAACGTGTAAACCTATACGTCCGTGTTCTAGAATATAAATAAAGACATGTCATGTGTTCCCTATAAAGTGTAACCAAATTATTTTCTTGAGTTTATACGTTATTCAAAAGGCACATCTTGAATTGAATCAACATTCAAGAAAGTTGACTTACTCACAGACTTTGTTGATGTTGCTTTCCAAGTCAGAAAATCTTCTATCAATATCAATAGTTTGGGCCTCAG
This window encodes:
- the LOC110498224 gene encoding probable polypeptide N-acetylgalactosaminyltransferase 8 isoform X1, with protein sequence MQIIYMRSMWVKRLLVLGCILFLSYISLILRNETDKKTDERPTEAQTIDIDRRFSDLESNINKVYDLFKNFEQKQDAIQKMLVDERDQKVVAAPVKSQRGQDEQKLKPQQSPLFQGWGENLSDEDQEEAQALFEKYGYNVFLSDRLPLNRELPETRESKCLEKKYPKDLPSIAVVLIYLDEALSIIKRAIRSIIDRTPEHLLREIILVDDHSSNDDLKGDLDVYVKSIEAQNPLFRMVRVRHIESLGLTQARISGWRAATADVVAILDAHIEVHKEWAEPLLTRIKADRTVVVSPVFDRVNYYDLDVVHYVPAAHAFDWALWCMYESFRPEWYHLNDTSLPGKSPSVMGIMVVDRKFLGEIGALDGGMKVYGGENVELGVRVWLCGGSIEVVPCSKIAHIERNHKPYAPDLSMSMKRNALRAAEIWMDEYKHNVNIAWNIPIKDHGIDIGDVSERKELREKLKCKPFKWYLENIYPQLDTWDNILAYGGMKNLDANICIDQGLFPGHTPIAFDCFNYGPQHTYYHSNGELYVGGLKSHKYNDNRCLADSGEDTFPDLYDCNEAVQKGMGIHWDFTQGKELKNRQTKRCLEIQNQKLVVQKCTGQKWEIQNIIKPF
- the LOC110498224 gene encoding probable polypeptide N-acetylgalactosaminyltransferase 8 isoform X2; translated protein: MKPTKRQMRGLLRPKLLILIEDFLTWKATSTKSVNDLFKNFEQKQDAIQKMLVDERDQKVVAAPVKSQRGQDEQKLKPQQSPLFQGWGENLSDEDQEEAQALFEKYGYNVFLSDRLPLNRELPETRESKCLEKKYPKDLPSIAVVLIYLDEALSIIKRAIRSIIDRTPEHLLREIILVDDHSSNDDLKGDLDVYVKSIEAQNPLFRMVRVRHIESLGLTQARISGWRAATADVVAILDAHIEVHKEWAEPLLTRIKADRTVVVSPVFDRVNYYDLDVVHYVPAAHAFDWALWCMYESFRPEWYHLNDTSLPGKSPSVMGIMVVDRKFLGEIGALDGGMKVYGGENVELGVRVWLCGGSIEVVPCSKIAHIERNHKPYAPDLSMSMKRNALRAAEIWMDEYKHNVNIAWNIPIKDHGIDIGDVSERKELREKLKCKPFKWYLENIYPQLDTWDNILAYGGMKNLDANICIDQGLFPGHTPIAFDCFNYGPQHTYYHSNGELYVGGLKSHKYNDNRCLADSGEDTFPDLYDCNEAVQKGMGIHWDFTQGKELKNRQTKRCLEIQNQKLVVQKCTGQKWEIQNIIKPF